One Gloeobacter morelensis MG652769 DNA window includes the following coding sequences:
- the htpG gene encoding molecular chaperone HtpG yields the protein MQERGSITVHTENIFPIIKRWLYSDKDIFLRELISNAADAISKLKMLGYSGEFQSSGEEFEIRVTLDKEAKILSVTDNGLGMTAEEVKKYINQVAFSSAEEFLQKYQGDDVKQQIIGHFGLGFYSAFMVAGKVEIDTLSYKGGAEAVLWSCDGTTAFELTSSERTERGTTVRLFIDAENEEFLDEVNIRQLIRNYCDFLPVPIKFNGEVANRQKPLWTQSPGSLKDEDYKEFYSYLYPLNDEPLFWIHLNTDYPFNLQGILYFPRLRSDIDWTKGQIRLFCNQVFVSNNVEEIIPQFLTPLQGAVDSPDIPLNVSRSFLQNDRTVRRIADYITKKVGDRLKELHRDDYERYVQCWKDINMFIKYGVMNSDKFYEQVKDILIFPVALGESYTTLKDYLERNKEKTGGKVYYASDTGAQAPYIELLKSQDIEVLLLDAYIDTHFVSFLERHNSEARFARVDSDLDENVLSKDKAAELVDPATNKTRSEQLVELFQQKLSQAKLKVRAEALKSEATPAVLLLPESLRRLKEMTALVQQKPMEFLDDHTLVLNTSNPLIQNVQRLADTGRDDALVTLVCQHVYDLALLSQKSFDAESMGQFIQRSNDVLTRLSNRAVD from the coding sequence ATGCAAGAGAGAGGCAGTATCACCGTCCACACCGAGAATATCTTCCCGATCATCAAGCGCTGGCTGTACTCCGACAAGGACATTTTCCTGCGGGAGCTGATCTCCAACGCCGCCGACGCGATCAGCAAGCTCAAGATGCTTGGCTACTCCGGGGAATTTCAAAGCAGCGGCGAAGAATTCGAGATCCGCGTCACCCTTGACAAAGAGGCCAAAATCCTGAGTGTGACCGACAACGGCCTCGGCATGACCGCTGAGGAAGTCAAAAAGTACATCAACCAGGTGGCGTTTTCGAGCGCCGAAGAATTCCTGCAAAAGTATCAGGGCGATGACGTCAAGCAGCAGATCATTGGCCACTTCGGGCTGGGCTTCTACTCGGCGTTCATGGTGGCAGGCAAAGTCGAGATCGACACGCTTTCCTATAAAGGCGGCGCTGAGGCGGTGCTGTGGAGTTGCGACGGCACTACCGCCTTTGAACTCACCTCCTCGGAGCGCACCGAGCGGGGCACGACTGTCCGCCTCTTTATCGACGCAGAGAACGAAGAGTTTCTCGATGAAGTGAATATCCGGCAACTCATCCGCAATTACTGCGACTTTCTGCCGGTACCCATCAAATTTAACGGCGAGGTGGCCAACCGCCAGAAGCCGCTTTGGACCCAATCGCCAGGCAGTCTCAAAGACGAGGATTACAAGGAATTCTACAGCTACTTGTATCCCCTCAACGACGAGCCGCTCTTCTGGATCCACCTGAATACCGACTATCCTTTCAACCTGCAGGGCATTCTCTATTTCCCGCGCCTGCGCTCCGACATCGATTGGACTAAGGGACAGATTCGCCTTTTTTGCAACCAGGTGTTCGTGAGCAATAACGTCGAGGAAATTATTCCCCAGTTTCTAACACCATTGCAGGGAGCGGTCGACAGCCCCGACATTCCGCTCAACGTCTCGCGGTCGTTCCTGCAGAACGACCGCACCGTACGCCGCATCGCCGATTACATCACCAAAAAAGTCGGCGACCGCCTCAAAGAACTGCACCGCGACGACTACGAACGCTACGTGCAGTGCTGGAAAGACATCAACATGTTCATTAAGTACGGTGTAATGAACTCCGACAAATTCTACGAGCAGGTCAAGGACATCTTGATCTTCCCGGTAGCCCTGGGCGAGAGCTACACCACCCTCAAAGACTACCTGGAGCGCAACAAAGAAAAGACCGGGGGCAAGGTTTACTATGCCAGCGACACCGGCGCTCAAGCTCCTTATATCGAGTTGCTCAAGAGCCAGGATATCGAGGTGCTGTTGCTCGATGCCTACATCGATACCCACTTCGTCTCGTTTTTGGAGCGGCACAACAGCGAGGCGCGCTTCGCCCGGGTCGACTCGGACCTGGACGAAAACGTCCTGAGCAAAGATAAGGCCGCCGAACTGGTGGATCCGGCCACCAACAAGACCCGCAGCGAGCAATTGGTGGAGTTGTTTCAGCAGAAGCTCAGCCAGGCAAAGCTCAAAGTGCGCGCCGAGGCGCTCAAGAGCGAAGCGACGCCGGCGGTGTTGTTACTTCCGGAATCGCTTCGGCGCCTTAAGGAGATGACTGCCCTGGTACAGCAAAAACCGATGGAGTTTCTCGATGATCACACCCTGGTGCTCAACACCAGCAATCCCCTCATCCAGAACGTCCAGCGCCTTGCGGACACCGGCCGCGACGATGCGTTGGTGACGCTCGTTTGCCAGCACGTCTACGATCTGGCCCTGCTGTCGCAGAAGAGC